The following are encoded in a window of Helicobacter anatolicus genomic DNA:
- a CDS encoding NAD-binding protein, with protein MPLLDHVIVAGYGTFGVAVVEKLKEKNLDYVAVDYDIAKVEMGEKRKDRVVFGNIAQIAFLKKFRLQDARCVIIAIDNTSIVHAICETILKIAPNIDIIAKVDSQIEEIELQNLNVSSINTRTEIANLLVERAIKEKNNE; from the coding sequence GTGCCTTTGTTAGATCATGTTATTGTTGCGGGATATGGGACTTTTGGGGTAGCAGTGGTAGAAAAGCTAAAAGAAAAAAATCTTGATTATGTGGCAGTGGATTATGATATTGCAAAAGTGGAGATGGGGGAAAAAAGAAAAGATAGAGTAGTGTTTGGAAATATTGCACAAATTGCATTTTTAAAAAAATTTAGATTACAGGATGCAAGATGCGTAATTATTGCAATTGATAATACAAGTATAGTACATGCAATTTGTGAAACAATCTTAAAAATAGCACCAAACATAGATATAATTGCCAAAGTAGATTCTCAAATCGAAGAAATTGAATTGCAAAATTTAAATGTATCAAGTATTAATACGCGCACTGAAATTGCAAATCTTTTGGTTGAGCGTGCGATAAAGGAGAAAAATAATGAGTAA